A region of Stigmatopora nigra isolate UIUO_SnigA chromosome 6, RoL_Snig_1.1, whole genome shotgun sequence DNA encodes the following proteins:
- the znf827 gene encoding zinc finger protein 827 isoform X1: MPRRKQEQPKRLPSQLDSNDEGGPDGAGCGGIVDEEGWFGNASDTRSESSSYGDAQDEFHPPRELSPDGERRSPTPVHRSSLELLGLGSGGVAFSPQDAVSSVVSSLYGEAASRALGKPLSSNLRRLLEAGSFKLDSGELLGRASRGADSPPIGLATPLTLSPSSHHAQQLSALARKLANNANNGGSASPALTAKQESADNFNPQSNGNGGGGFVWAGVAADKWPPTGRSTPRGSSLSPDSAIQKLKAAANAVLQDKNAVSASGAAPSAGVSSVAPPLSRGDDVVRFDAFSSPFSPQSASSTLAALSKKVSERSQGASTPGTPAADHQNSPTSFLSLVSMTSSAALLKEVAARAAGNLLAEKKEGSPLPGAVLQEDVKPVLVDKNRRATTPSTPTPSTPTQSLEMMLPSTPKGKGKPNSQAGSPEDGGKPFQCPVCGLVIKRKSYWKRHMVIHTGLKSHQCPLCPFRCARKDNLKSHMKVHQHQDRGETFQCELCPFTSSRHFSLKLHMRCHQHFPRTDVKVKEELAADAEGEGSRTGDGRPGSSPTPDADAAPDGVRVKEEPLERDLTLMSPFGAGRERPASSSNSLDLSGVGVRSSPGILNTASLFSPDISTKTATDLLMKLSAANQREALKSPFHLKEEPKTEEEESSPRPASRCQIPPTFPGTFCPDELTGSLKTREGSPSAANSLLSQDINVKVASELLIKLSENNKDGLFQKVKVKCEPMEVDPAPAEASPAAAPPTAPPPPPPHLLALGTLGAREKTEVPEPLARPQKDIFSQDISVKMASELLFKLSEKVSKANHHKDGNMAGLHSPFLDECFGQSPFNSRSKSSSPAEAGSSTRPPFHDSEKEHGETGNDIARWRLNDQLFPCPVCGKVFGRQQTLSRHLALHTEERKYKCHLCPYAAKCKANLNQHLSIHSVKLVTTDAEQIVTAVAGADNGERKNSAYYYSCHVCGFRTELNAHFVGHMSLHVDKDQWMFSLCCATCDFVCVDEGDMKNHVGAGHAGLSSRSPLSETKSTSSSLSALSDSLNSSEAEELKGLLAPPSSAGSQSSSGSHSGSEDKSEKGFECVFCTFVCKTRSMYERHLQIHLIARMFECDVCHKFLKTPEQLLEHKKCHSVPAGGLKCPLCLYSSGRPAAMECHLKTHLRTEHRCRICRGLWPDRPSLEAHARRAHRLGNHYRCERCGYLSKTANKLIEHVRVHTGERPFLCDRCPYRCKRKDNLNLHKRLKHAAGAGPAEPPAPRRPGAGPRLARPPPEPRGNGQRARLIPLTTLFGRRDSAFQAPPLLRAPKPRPSRKHSFLAYLGLTERARTP; this comes from the exons AATTGGACAGCAATGACGAAGGAGGGCCCGACGGTGCCGGTTGCGGCGGCATCGTCGACGAAGAAGGCTGGTTCGGCAACGCGTCGGACACGCGCTCCGAGTCTTCGTCCTACGGCGACGCTCAGGACGAGTTCCACCCGCCCCGGGAATTGTCCCCGGATGGCGAGCGGCGGAGCCCCACGCCGGTCCACCGCTCCTCCTTGGAACTCCTGGGACTGGGCAGCGGGGGCGTCGCCTTTTCGCCGCAGGACGCCGTCTCGTCGGTGGTGTCCTCGCTGTACGGCGAGGCGGCCTCACGCGCCTTGGGGAAGCCCCTCAGCAGCAATCTGCGGCGCCTCCTGGAGGCCGGCTCCTTCAAGCTGGACTCGGGGGAACTTTTGGGGCGGGCGTCCCGGGGCGCAGATTCCCCGCCGATCGGCCTGGCCACGCCCCTTACTCTCTCACCCTCATCGCATCACGCTCAACAACTAAGCGCGTTGGCCCGTAAACTCGCCAACAACGCCAACAATGGCGGCTCGGCTTCGCCAGCGCTGACCGCTAAACAGGAATCGGCGGACAACTTTAATCCGCAGAGCAACGGTAATGGCGGCGGCGGTTTCGTGTGGGCGGGCGTGGCGGCGGACAAATGGCCGCCCACTGGACGCTCCACCCCCCGCGGCTCCAGCTTATCCCCGGACTCTGCTATCCAGAAGTTAAAAGCGGCGGCTAACGCCGTGCTCCAAGATAAGAACGCCGTTTCAGCCAGTGGCGCCGCCCCCTCAGCCGGCGTTTCCTCTGTGGCCCCGCCCCTTTCCAGAGGCGACGACGTGGTCCGCTTCGACGCCTTCAGCTCGCCGTTCAGCCCGCAGTCGGCCAGCTCCACCTTAGCCGCCCTTTCCAAGAAGGTCAGCGAGCGTAGCCAGGGCGCGTCCACGCCCGGCACGCCGGCCGCCGATCATCAGAACTCGCCCACGTCCTTCCTGTCGCTGGTGTCCATGACCTCGTCGGCCGCCTTGCTCAAAGAGGTGGCGGCCAGGGCGGCGGGGAACCTGCTGGCCGAGAAGAAGGAAGGCTCCCCGCTGCCCGGCGCCGTCCTCCAAGAGGACGTCAAACCCGTGCTGGTGGACAAGAATCGGAGGGCCACCACGCCGTCGACGCCCACACCGTCGACGCCCACTCAAAGCTTGGAGATGATGTTGCCCTCCACGCCCAAAGGGAAGGGGAAACCCAACAGCCAAGCAG gcTCGCCAGAGGACGGCGGTAAACCCTTCCAGTGTCCCGTTTGCGGCCTGGTCATCAAGCGCAAGAGCTACTGGAAGAGACACATGGTCATCCACACCGGCTTGAAAAGCCACCAGTGTCCCTTGTGTCCTTTCCGCTGTGCCCGCAAAGACAATCTCAAGTCCCACATGAAG GTCCACCAACACCAAGACCGTGGCGAGACGTTCCAGTGCGAGCTGTGTCCCTTCACGTCTTCACGGCATTTTAGCCTGAAGCTACACATGCGTTGCCATCAGCACTTTCCACGCACCGACGTCAAGGTCAAGGAGGAGTTGGCCGCCGACGCCGAGGGGGAAGGCTCCAGGACGGGCGACGGCCGGCCCGGCTCGTCCCCGACGCCGGACGCGGACGCCGCCCCCGACGGCGTCCGCGTCAAGGAGGAGCCGCTGGAACGGGATTTGACGCTGATGTCGCCGTTCGGCGCCGGGAGGGAGAGGCCCGCCAGCAGTTCCAACTCTTTGGACTTGTCAGGCGTGGGCGTGCGTTCCAGTCCTGGGATTCTAAACACGGCCTCCCTCTTTAGTCCGGATATCAGCACCAAGACGGCTACCGACTTGCTTATGAAGTTATCGG CGGCCAATCAGAGAGAGGCGTTAAAGTCCCCCTTCCACCTGAAGGAAGAACCCAAAACTGAGGAAGAAGAGTCCAGTCCAAGGCCCGCCTCCCGCTGTCAAATCCCACCCACTTTTCCCGGGACCTTCTGCCCGGATGAGTTGACGGGGTCCCTGAAAACTAGGGAAGGAAGCCCCTCGGCGGCCAACAGCTTGCTCAGTCAAGACATCAACGTCAAAGTGGCGTCCGAGTTGCTCATCAAACTTTCGG AGAACAACAAAGATGGCCTCTTCCAGAAGGTGAAGGTAAAATGTGAGCCCATGGAAGTGGACCCGGCCCCTGCCGAAGCGTCGCCAGCCGCTGCCCCGCCCaccgctcctcctcctcctccacctcaccTGCTGGCTTTGGGCACTTTAGGGGCGCGCGAGAAGACGGAGGTCCCGGAGCCTCTGGCGCGTCCCCAGAAGGACATCTTCTCGCAGGACATCTCagtcaaaatggcctccgagcTTCTCTTCAAATTGTCAG AAAAAGTGAGCAAAGCCAACCACCACAAGGACGGCAACATGGCGGGCCTCCACAG TCCCTTCTTGGACGAGTGCTTCGGACAATCACCCTTCAACTCGCGCTCCAAAAGCTCCTCCCCCGCCGAGGCCGGCTCCTCCACCCGCCCGCCTTTTCACG attctgAAAAGGAGCACGGCGAAACGGGCAACGACATCGCCCGCTGGCGTCTCAACGATCAGCTCTTCCCGTGTCCCGTCTGCGGGAAAGTCTTCGGGAGGCAGCAGACGCTATCGCGACACTTGGCGCTACACACAG AGGAGAGAAAATACAAGTGCCACCTTTGCCCGTACGCCGCCAAGTGCAAGGCCAACCTCAATCAGCACCTGAGCATCCACTCCGTCAAACTGGTCACCACCGACGCCGAGCAGATCGTCACCGCCGTGGCGGGCGCCGACAATGGCGAGCGCAAGAACTCTGCCTACTACTACAG CTGCCACGTTTGCGGCTTCCGGACGGAATTGAACGCTCACTTTGTGGGCCACATGTCGCTCCACGTGGACAAGGACCAGTGGATGTTCTCGCTCTGTTGCGCCACCTGCGACTTTGTATGCGTGGACGAGGGCGACATGAAGAACCACGTGGGCGCCGGACACGCTG GCTTGAGCTCGCGGAGTCCCCTAAGCGAGACCAAGAGTACGTCGTCCTCGCTGTCGGCGCTCAGCGATTCGCTCAACAGCTCGGAGGCCGAAGAACTCAAAGGACTGCTGGCCCCGCCCTCCTCGGCCGGCAGCCAATCCAGCTCCGGGAGCCACTCTGGCTCGGAAGATAAGTCGGAAAAAG GCTTTGAGTGCGTGTTCTGCACGTTTGTGTGCAAGACTCGCAGCATGTACGAGCGCCACCTACAGATCCACCTGATCGCCCGCATGTTCGAGTGCGACGTGTGCCACAAGTTCCTGAAGACGCCCGAGCAGTTGCTGGAGCACAAAAAGTGTCACAGCGTCCCCGCCGGAGGACTCAA GTGCCCCTTGTGCCTGTACTCCAGCGGGCGCCCGGCGGCCATGGAGTGCCACCTGAAGACGCACCTGCGTACGGAGCACCGCTGCCGTATCTGCCGGGGTCTGTGGCCCGACCGGCCCTCCCTGGAGGCCCACGCCCGCCGCGCCCACCGCTTGGGCAACCACTACCGCTGCGAGCGTTGCGGCTACCTGTCCAAGACGGCTAACAAGCTAATCGAGCACGTACGGGTACATACGGGCGAACGCCCCTTCCTCTGCGACCGCTGCCCGTACCGCTGCAAGCGCAAGGACAACCTCAACCTGCACAAGCGGCTCAAGCACGCGGCGGGGGCGGGGCCAGCCGAACCGCCCGCCCCCCGCCGGCCGGGCGCCGGCCCCCGCCTGGCCCGCCCCCCGCCGGAACCCCGCGGGAACGGCCAGCGGGCGCGGCTAATCCCCCTCACTACCTTGTTCGGCCGCCGCGACTCGGCATTCCAAGCCCCGCCCCTACTGCGGGCGCCTAAACCCCGCCCATCCCGCAAACACTCCTTCCTGGCCTACCTGGGACTAACCGAGCGAGCCCGAACTCCTTGA
- the znf827 gene encoding zinc finger protein 827 isoform X2: MPRRKQEQPKRLPSQLDSNDEGGPDGAGCGGIVDEEGWFGNASDTRSESSSYGDAQDEFHPPRELSPDGERRSPTPVHRSSLELLGLGSGGVAFSPQDAVSSVVSSLYGEAASRALGKPLSSNLRRLLEAGSFKLDSGELLGRASRGADSPPIGLATPLTLSPSSHHAQQLSALARKLANNANNGGSASPALTAKQESADNFNPQSNGNGGGGFVWAGVAADKWPPTGRSTPRGSSLSPDSAIQKLKAAANAVLQDKNAVSASGAAPSAGVSSVAPPLSRGDDVVRFDAFSSPFSPQSASSTLAALSKKVSERSQGASTPGTPAADHQNSPTSFLSLVSMTSSAALLKEVAARAAGNLLAEKKEGSPLPGAVLQEDVKPVLVDKNRRATTPSTPTPSTPTQSLEMMLPSTPKGKGKPNSQAGSPEDGGKPFQCPVCGLVIKRKSYWKRHMVIHTGLKSHQCPLCPFRCARKDNLKSHMKVHQHQDRGETFQCELCPFTSSRHFSLKLHMRCHQHFPRTDVKVKEELAADAEGEGSRTGDGRPGSSPTPDADAAPDGVRVKEEPLERDLTLMSPFGAGRERPASSSNSLDLSGVGVRSSPGILNTASLFSPDISTKTATDLLMKLSAANQREALKSPFHLKEEPKTEEEESSPRPASRCQIPPTFPGTFCPDELTGSLKTREGSPSAANSLLSQDINVKVASELLIKLSENNKDGLFQKVKVKCEPMEVDPAPAEASPAAAPPTAPPPPPPHLLALGTLGAREKTEVPEPLARPQKDIFSQDISVKMASELLFKLSEKVSKANHHKDGNMAGLHSPFLDECFGQSPFNSRSKSSSPAEAGSSTRPPFHDSEKEHGETGNDIARWRLNDQLFPCPVCGKVFGRQQTLSRHLALHTEERKYKCHLCPYAAKCKANLNQHLSIHSVKLVTTDAEQIVTAVAGADNGERKNSAYYYSCHVCGFRTELNAHFVGHMSLHVDKDQWMFSLCCATCDFVCVDEGDMKNHVGAGHAGLSSRSPLSETKSTSSSLSALSDSLNSSEAEELKGLLAPPSSAGSQSSSGSHSGSEDKSEKGFECVFCTFVCKTRSMYERHLQIHLIARMFECDVCHKFLKTPEQLLEHKKCHSVPAGGLKVCEAFWGPEQMKGAI; the protein is encoded by the exons AATTGGACAGCAATGACGAAGGAGGGCCCGACGGTGCCGGTTGCGGCGGCATCGTCGACGAAGAAGGCTGGTTCGGCAACGCGTCGGACACGCGCTCCGAGTCTTCGTCCTACGGCGACGCTCAGGACGAGTTCCACCCGCCCCGGGAATTGTCCCCGGATGGCGAGCGGCGGAGCCCCACGCCGGTCCACCGCTCCTCCTTGGAACTCCTGGGACTGGGCAGCGGGGGCGTCGCCTTTTCGCCGCAGGACGCCGTCTCGTCGGTGGTGTCCTCGCTGTACGGCGAGGCGGCCTCACGCGCCTTGGGGAAGCCCCTCAGCAGCAATCTGCGGCGCCTCCTGGAGGCCGGCTCCTTCAAGCTGGACTCGGGGGAACTTTTGGGGCGGGCGTCCCGGGGCGCAGATTCCCCGCCGATCGGCCTGGCCACGCCCCTTACTCTCTCACCCTCATCGCATCACGCTCAACAACTAAGCGCGTTGGCCCGTAAACTCGCCAACAACGCCAACAATGGCGGCTCGGCTTCGCCAGCGCTGACCGCTAAACAGGAATCGGCGGACAACTTTAATCCGCAGAGCAACGGTAATGGCGGCGGCGGTTTCGTGTGGGCGGGCGTGGCGGCGGACAAATGGCCGCCCACTGGACGCTCCACCCCCCGCGGCTCCAGCTTATCCCCGGACTCTGCTATCCAGAAGTTAAAAGCGGCGGCTAACGCCGTGCTCCAAGATAAGAACGCCGTTTCAGCCAGTGGCGCCGCCCCCTCAGCCGGCGTTTCCTCTGTGGCCCCGCCCCTTTCCAGAGGCGACGACGTGGTCCGCTTCGACGCCTTCAGCTCGCCGTTCAGCCCGCAGTCGGCCAGCTCCACCTTAGCCGCCCTTTCCAAGAAGGTCAGCGAGCGTAGCCAGGGCGCGTCCACGCCCGGCACGCCGGCCGCCGATCATCAGAACTCGCCCACGTCCTTCCTGTCGCTGGTGTCCATGACCTCGTCGGCCGCCTTGCTCAAAGAGGTGGCGGCCAGGGCGGCGGGGAACCTGCTGGCCGAGAAGAAGGAAGGCTCCCCGCTGCCCGGCGCCGTCCTCCAAGAGGACGTCAAACCCGTGCTGGTGGACAAGAATCGGAGGGCCACCACGCCGTCGACGCCCACACCGTCGACGCCCACTCAAAGCTTGGAGATGATGTTGCCCTCCACGCCCAAAGGGAAGGGGAAACCCAACAGCCAAGCAG gcTCGCCAGAGGACGGCGGTAAACCCTTCCAGTGTCCCGTTTGCGGCCTGGTCATCAAGCGCAAGAGCTACTGGAAGAGACACATGGTCATCCACACCGGCTTGAAAAGCCACCAGTGTCCCTTGTGTCCTTTCCGCTGTGCCCGCAAAGACAATCTCAAGTCCCACATGAAG GTCCACCAACACCAAGACCGTGGCGAGACGTTCCAGTGCGAGCTGTGTCCCTTCACGTCTTCACGGCATTTTAGCCTGAAGCTACACATGCGTTGCCATCAGCACTTTCCACGCACCGACGTCAAGGTCAAGGAGGAGTTGGCCGCCGACGCCGAGGGGGAAGGCTCCAGGACGGGCGACGGCCGGCCCGGCTCGTCCCCGACGCCGGACGCGGACGCCGCCCCCGACGGCGTCCGCGTCAAGGAGGAGCCGCTGGAACGGGATTTGACGCTGATGTCGCCGTTCGGCGCCGGGAGGGAGAGGCCCGCCAGCAGTTCCAACTCTTTGGACTTGTCAGGCGTGGGCGTGCGTTCCAGTCCTGGGATTCTAAACACGGCCTCCCTCTTTAGTCCGGATATCAGCACCAAGACGGCTACCGACTTGCTTATGAAGTTATCGG CGGCCAATCAGAGAGAGGCGTTAAAGTCCCCCTTCCACCTGAAGGAAGAACCCAAAACTGAGGAAGAAGAGTCCAGTCCAAGGCCCGCCTCCCGCTGTCAAATCCCACCCACTTTTCCCGGGACCTTCTGCCCGGATGAGTTGACGGGGTCCCTGAAAACTAGGGAAGGAAGCCCCTCGGCGGCCAACAGCTTGCTCAGTCAAGACATCAACGTCAAAGTGGCGTCCGAGTTGCTCATCAAACTTTCGG AGAACAACAAAGATGGCCTCTTCCAGAAGGTGAAGGTAAAATGTGAGCCCATGGAAGTGGACCCGGCCCCTGCCGAAGCGTCGCCAGCCGCTGCCCCGCCCaccgctcctcctcctcctccacctcaccTGCTGGCTTTGGGCACTTTAGGGGCGCGCGAGAAGACGGAGGTCCCGGAGCCTCTGGCGCGTCCCCAGAAGGACATCTTCTCGCAGGACATCTCagtcaaaatggcctccgagcTTCTCTTCAAATTGTCAG AAAAAGTGAGCAAAGCCAACCACCACAAGGACGGCAACATGGCGGGCCTCCACAG TCCCTTCTTGGACGAGTGCTTCGGACAATCACCCTTCAACTCGCGCTCCAAAAGCTCCTCCCCCGCCGAGGCCGGCTCCTCCACCCGCCCGCCTTTTCACG attctgAAAAGGAGCACGGCGAAACGGGCAACGACATCGCCCGCTGGCGTCTCAACGATCAGCTCTTCCCGTGTCCCGTCTGCGGGAAAGTCTTCGGGAGGCAGCAGACGCTATCGCGACACTTGGCGCTACACACAG AGGAGAGAAAATACAAGTGCCACCTTTGCCCGTACGCCGCCAAGTGCAAGGCCAACCTCAATCAGCACCTGAGCATCCACTCCGTCAAACTGGTCACCACCGACGCCGAGCAGATCGTCACCGCCGTGGCGGGCGCCGACAATGGCGAGCGCAAGAACTCTGCCTACTACTACAG CTGCCACGTTTGCGGCTTCCGGACGGAATTGAACGCTCACTTTGTGGGCCACATGTCGCTCCACGTGGACAAGGACCAGTGGATGTTCTCGCTCTGTTGCGCCACCTGCGACTTTGTATGCGTGGACGAGGGCGACATGAAGAACCACGTGGGCGCCGGACACGCTG GCTTGAGCTCGCGGAGTCCCCTAAGCGAGACCAAGAGTACGTCGTCCTCGCTGTCGGCGCTCAGCGATTCGCTCAACAGCTCGGAGGCCGAAGAACTCAAAGGACTGCTGGCCCCGCCCTCCTCGGCCGGCAGCCAATCCAGCTCCGGGAGCCACTCTGGCTCGGAAGATAAGTCGGAAAAAG GCTTTGAGTGCGTGTTCTGCACGTTTGTGTGCAAGACTCGCAGCATGTACGAGCGCCACCTACAGATCCACCTGATCGCCCGCATGTTCGAGTGCGACGTGTGCCACAAGTTCCTGAAGACGCCCGAGCAGTTGCTGGAGCACAAAAAGTGTCACAGCGTCCCCGCCGGAGGACTCAA GGTTTGTGAAGCGTTTTGGGGCCCCGAGCAGATGAAAGGTGCAATTTAA